The genomic DNA CCTCGAAGGCCGCGATCGCGCCCGCGGTCGCAAGACGGTCGAGCGGATAGGAATTGAAGCTGTTCTTGACGCGCTGAAGACCTTCGACCAGATGCGCCTGGCCGCAAGCGAAGCCGACACGCAGCCCTGCAAGCGAACGCGATTTGGACAGCGTCTGAACGATCAGCAGGTTCGGATACCGGGCGATCAATGGCATCGCGCTTTCTCCGCCGAAATCCACATAGGCCTCGTCCACCAGCACCACGCGACGGGGACACGCATCGAGCAGCTTTTCGATGCGCGCGAGCGGCATCCCGATGCCGGTCGGTGCATTGGGATTTGCCAGCACGATGCCCGCGCAACCGGCTGCAGCACGCGCAGCCAGCGCATCGGCATCGATGCGCAGACCCTGATCGACCGGCTGCAGCTCGCAGTCGATGCCGTAGAGCTGCGCGTAGACGCGATAGAAGCTGTAGCTGATGTCAGGCATCAGCAAGGGCTCGGCCTGCTGGAAGAAGGCGAAGAAGGCATGGGCCAGTACTTCGTCGGAGCCGTTGCCGGCGAACACCTGCGCGGACGCGAGACCGTAGCGCGCCGCAATCGCCTCGCGCAGCGCGACCGATTCGGGATCGGGATAGCGCTCGAGTCCGTTGGCGGCCGCGGCCTGAACGGCATCGATCACGCGCGGCGACGGCGGATAGGGGTTCTCGTTGGTGTTCAGCTTGACGAGCTTCGCGATGCGCGGCTGCTCGCCGGGAACATAAGGCTCCAGCGCGCCGATGCGCGGACTCCAGAAACCGGGGACGCCACGCGAGGCCGACACGGCTTCGCTCACCCCAGCAATCGCGCCAGGGTGAGCAGCGCGAGCAGCACCATCCACATCACGACCGAACGCCAGACCAGCCCGACGACGCTGCGCAGATGCGCCGGCTCGGGCTCGCGTCCCGGCGTGCTGCCGCTGTCGGGGCCGCGGCCGCCGGCGAAGGAATCGCCGGCCTGCGCACGCGACAACGGATCGGCGAGCACCGGCGCCGCGCTCAGCGTGCCGCCGCCGAGCCTCACGTTCACCGCGCCCGAGGTCGCGGCGAGGATCACGCCATCGTTCTCGTTGGGAAAGCGCCGCGCATCGTTGCGCCAACAGTCGATCGCCTCCTCGAAACTGCCGACGACGGCGAAGCCGAGCGCCGTGATGCGCGCGGGCAGCCAGTCGATCAAGGTCCAGGCGCGCCTTGCAGCCTGCTGGACCCAGATGCTGGAGGGCTGCATCGAAGCACCGTTCTTGTGGATCCAGTAGCGAGAAACGAATTCGCTCATGCGGTAGAACACCGCGCCGGCCGGCCCGAGACCGATCGCGGCCAGGACCGAGAACCAGGCGAGCACGCCGAACACATGCCGGTGCGCCGCGATGACCGAATGCTCGATCACATGCCGCACGATTTCGCTGCGCGGCAGATCGGCCGCATCGACATGCTGCCAGTGCGCGAGCAACGAGCGGGCGAGAGGCTCGTCACCCTCGTCGAGCGCGTCGCGAATACCGGTGAAGTGATGGCTGAACTGCCGGAAGCCGAGCGTGACGTACAGCACCGCAATGCTCCAGAGCACCGCGAACGGCAGGCCCAGGGTCAGAACGAGCAACCAGTGCACACCGAGCACGATCAGCGTCGGCATGAGCACCGCCAGGCACCAGGCCACCCAGCCATGGTGCGGCTTGCCCGCGTCGAAATTGCGGCTGGTCCAGCGCGTCCATGCGAGCACGCCGCCGTAGACGGGGTTGTGGTACGCGAGCGGCCGCACCTGCTCGATCAGCAACGCGCACAGGATCGCAAAGAAGCTCATCCGTGGATTCTAGGGTGAGCCCTCCGCGCGCCGCCCATGGACGGATCTATGCCGAAAGAAAGCGGTAGAGATTGCGCAGCATGCCGGCCGTCGCGCCCCAGACGAAGCGCTCACGAGTGCCATCCTGGTAGGGCATGGACAACCATTCACGCGAGCCGAGATCGGGATCGATCCGCACATGGCGCCGATGGTTCGCGGGATTCATCAGATAAGCGAAAGGCACCTCGAAAGCGTCGGCGACTTCATGGGGATTGAGGGTCAGCTCGAAATCCGGACGCACGAGGGCGACTACCGGCGTCACGACGAAGGCGGTCACCGTGGTGTAGGTCGGCAGGCTGCCCAGCACCTCGATGTGGTCAGCCGAGAGGCCGACCTCCTCCCACGCTTCACGCAGCGCGGCGGCGGCGATATTGGCATCTTCGGGGTCGACCCGTCCACCAGGGAAAGCGACCTGGCCCGAGTGCGTGGACAAATGGGTCGTCCGCTCGGTGAGCAGGATCGTCGGCTCGTCCCTCATCACGATCGGCACGAGCACGGCGGCTTGTGCCGGCATGCGGTCCGTCAGTTGGGGTTCACGCCGCAGTTCGGGCGCCCAGACGGGAGGCGTGGCAAAGCGCGCTCGCAGGGCACGTGCGGTGAGCCTTGCGGGCGGAACCGCCGGCAACGCCGAATCGATGCCGATCACCGGAGCCTGGCGCGGGTCGAACGATCTCAGTGCCGACGGCAGGATGGCGTTGATGGTTTCGACGGAGGAAGCGCGCATGGCGGGCGATGGATCGGTCAAGAAAGAAAACGGGTCAAGTAAAACGCAGAAACGGCGCCGGCGCGACACGCAGCACCACAACATAAATCACGCTTGCCTCGCTGCGGCACGGGGCCAATGCAAAAAGCCGCCTCGAACGGCGGCTTTTTGCGAGGCAGGCAGGCACTGCTTATTGAGCGGCCGAGGCTGCCGACGACTTGCCGGGCAGCTTTTCCTTGATGCGAGCCGAACGGCCGCTGCGCTCGCGCAGGTAGTACAGCTTGGCGCGGCGCACATCGCCGCGGCGCTTGACTTCGATGCCGGCGATCAGCGGGCTGTAGGTCTGGAAGGTGCGTTCCACGCCTTCGCCGCTGGAGATCTTGCGCACCGTGAAGCCGCTGTTGAGGCCGCGGTTGCGCTTGGCGATCACCACGCCTTCGTAGGCCTGCACGCGCTTGCGGGTGCCTTCGACGACGCTCACGCTGACGATGACGGTATCGCCGGGCATGAAATCGGGGATCTTCTTGCCGAGCCGGGCGATTTCTTCCTGCTCGAGGGTCTGGATGAGGTTCATGATTTCCTGGATTCGATCGTGCTCGCGCTACACAAAAGGCGCCTTCGAAAGAGTCGACGCGGCCGGGCAGAGGATCGGGGAACCAAAGATTATAGCTTTTTCCGGAGTGCCTTCTCATCGAGTTGGCTGAGCCGGCCCGCAGCGCGCGCCGCGTCGATCAGATCGGGTCGCTTTTGCCGGGTGATTGCCAGCCGCTGGTCACGCCGCCAGCGCTCGATCTGCACGTGATGGCCGGACAGCAGCACCGCCGGCACGCCCTCGCCGTTCCATTGCTCCGGCCGGGTGTAATGGGGGCAATCCAGCAAGCCATCGAGCGCGGGATTGAAGCTGTCCTGGACATGACTGGCTTCGTCGCCGAGCACGCCCGGCTGCAGCCGGGCGACCGCGTCCAGCAGCGCCATGGCAGCAACCTCGCCGCCCGACAGCACGAAATCGCCCAGGCTGATCTGGTGCGTGACGCGCGCGTCGATGAAGCGCTGGTCGATGCCCTCGTAGCGGCCGCAGACCAGAACGGCGCCCTCGCTTGCCGACCATCGCTCGACAGCCTCGTGGCGCAGGCTTTCGCCGATTGGCGAGAACAGCACCACGGGCGCCGGGGCCGCACGCGCTGCCAGCGCGGCATCGAGACAGGCCGACAGCGGCTCGGCCATCATCACCATGCCGGGACCACCACCGAAAGGCCGGTCGTCGACGCGCCGGTAGTTGCCTTCGGCGAAGTCGCGCGGATTCCAGAGCACGACCTCGACCTGCTTCGATTCAAAGGCGCGGCGCGTGACACCGCTCGCCAGAAAGGGCGTGAAGAGTTCGGGAAACAGGGTGATGACGTCGAAGCGCATGGCGCCGCCCCTGCCCGCTCAATAGTCCGGCTGCCAGTCGACCGTGATCAGCCGGCCGGACAGATCGACCTTGTCGACGAAGGCCGAGACGAAGGGCACCATGCGCTCGACGGGCTTGCCGTCCTCCTGGGCTGCCAGCACCAGCGTGGTCTGCGGGCCGGTGGCGAGCAGTTCGCGCACGGTGCCAAGCACGATGCCTTCGCGGTTCACGACCGAAAGCCCGATGAGGTCGACCCAGTAGTACTCGTCCTCGGCTGCCGTGGGAAAGCTCGAACGCGGCACGAACACCCGCGCGCCGCGCAGCGCTTCGGCCGCGTTGCGGTCCGCCACGTCTTCCGACGAGGCGACGATGCAATCGGAGTGTTCCTTGGCCTCGCGGATCGCGAGCCGGAATGCGCTGGCCGTCTTGGCGCCCGGCGGCTGCAGAAACCAGCGCTTGGAGGAAAAAAGCGCCTCGGGACTGGCGCTGTGGGGCAGGACCTTGAACCAGCCCTTGATGCCCCAGGCGTCGGCGATGCGCGCCACTTCGATCGCGTCCGCCGGCAATTCGGCGGCTTCGAGGGTGGGCAGCATCGCCGGGCCGGCGGCTTAGGCTGCCGCCTTGGGCGCCGCGTCGGCGGCTTGCTTGATCAGACGGTGGACGGTCGGCGAGGCTTGCGCACCGACGCTCTTCCAGTAGGTCAGGCGATCCTGCGCGATGCGGATGCTTTCTTCGTTTTCCTTGGCCGTCGGGTTGTAGAAACCCAGGCGTTCGATGAAGCGGCCATCGCGGCGAACACGCTTGTCCGACACAACGATGTTGAAGAACGGACGGCCTTTGGAGCCGCCGCGGGAGAGTCGAATGACGACCATGATTTATCCTTCGGGTGGTGCAGCAAACCGAGAAGGTTCGCCCACGGTGTTCTTCCAGCGTCGAGACACGCGACATGGCCACCCGGCCAGCGACACGCTGAAAAGCCCACGATTATAGCCCGCTCCACTTTTTCAACCACCCTGGCAGCGCCAAGCGCCCCCGAATGACCACCATCCGCCCCAGCCGCGACGAAGACGTCGCGGCCATCACGACCATCTATGCCCACCATGTGCTGCACGGCACGGGCACCTTCGAGACCGAGCCCCCCACCGAGGCCGACATGGCAGCCCGCCGCGCCGATGTGCTGTCGAAGAACCTGCCGTACCTCGTCGCCGAAAGCGAGGGCGAGCTGCTCGGCTTCGCCTACTGCAACTGGTTCAAGCCACGCCCGGCCTATCGATTCTCGGCCGAGGACTCGATCTACCTGGCCGAAGGCGCGCGGGGCCAGGGCCTCGGCACGCAACTGCTGGCGGCGCTGTCAAAGGCCGCCGAATCCGTCGGCGTGCGCAAGCTCATCGCGGTGATCGGCGACTCCGCCAACGCGGGGTCGGTCGGGGTTCACCGCGCCCAGGGCTTCAGCCACGTCGGCGTGCTCAAGGACTGCGGCTGGAAGTTCGGCGAGTGGCGCGACGTCGTGCTGATGGAAAAGGTTCTGGGCGAAGGCAGCTCGACGAGGCCCGAATGAAGAACAAGACCCTGACGGCCTGGCTGGCCTTTCTTGGCGGCCCGCTGGGCCTGCATTGCTTCTACCTTGGCGGCTTCGGCAGCGTCCTGGGGTGGCTGCTCCCGATCCCCACCGCACTCGGCCTGTATGGCCTCGAACGCGTCAAGCAGTTCGGCATGGACGACGGCCTGAGCTGGGTACTGATTCCACTCCTGGGCTTCACCATCGCGGGCTGTGCCCTGACCGCCATCGTCTACGGACTGATGACGCCCGAAAAATGGAACGCACGCTACAACGCCGGCCAGCCGCTCGAAAGTGCCGCAGGCAGCACCAACTGGCTCACGATCGGCGCCATCGTGCTGGCGCTGATGATCGGCAGCACGGTTCTCATGGCCAGCATCGCCTTCAGCTTCCAGCGCTACTTCGAGAACCAGGTCGAAGAAGGCCGGTTGATGTCCCAGTAGTGCGTCAGAACACCTGGATCCCGATCCAGTAGGCGATCGCCGCCACGAAGGCCGACGCCGGGATCGTGAAGATCCAGGCCCACACGATATTGCCCGCCACGCCCCAGCGCACCGCGCTGGCGCGCTGCGTCGAGCCGACGCCGACGATGGCGCCGGTGATGGTGTGCGTGGTCGACACGGGAATGCCCAATGCCGTGGCCAGGAACAAGGTCAGTGCGCCACCGGTCTCGGCGCAGAAGCCGCCCACGGGCTTGAGCTTGGTGATCTTCTGGCCCATGGTCTTGACGATGCGCCAGCCGCCGAACATGGTGCCGAGCGCGATTGCCGTGTAGCAGGCCACGATCGTCCAGGTCGGCGGATTGGCCGCATCGGCGGCCGCATAGCCGGTCGCGATCAGCAGCATCCAGATGATGCCGATCGTCTTCTGCGCATCGTTGCCGCCATGGCCGAGGCTGTAGGCGCCGGCCGAAATGATCTGCAGGCGCCGGAACCAGCGGTCGACGCGCGACGGCGTCGAGGTCCTGAACACCCAGGCCACCACGACCATCATGAACGAGCCGAGAAAGAAGCCGAGCAGCGGCGAGATGAAGATGAACGCCACCGTCTTCCAGATGCCCGAGGCGATCAGCGCACCCGAGCCGGCCTTGGCGATCACGGCGCCCACGATGCCGCCGATGAGCGCATGCGAGGAGCTGCTCGGAATGCCGTAGTACCAGGTAACGAAGTTCCAGCTGATGGCGCCGACCAGCGCGCCGAACACGACGTGCACGTCGACGACGCCCGGCTGCACGATCCCCTTGCCGACAGTGGCCGCGACGCTCAGATGAAAGACGAAGATCGCGACCAGGTTGAAGAAGGCCGCGAACACCACCGCCTGCCCGGGCTTGAGGACGCCGGTCGACACGACGGTGGCGATCGAATTCGCCGCGTCGTGGAAGCCGTTCATGAAATCGAAGGCGATGGCCAACACCACCAGCGCCACCACCACCCAGAGGGCGACCTGAACCGTTGCCATTCGCCGTCCGTGCTCAGGAATTCTCGAGGACGATGCCCTCGATGACGTTGGCGACATCCTCGCACTTGTCGGTGATCGTTTCGAGCAATTCGTAGATGGCCTTCAGCTTGAGGACCTCGCGAACGTCGGGCTCTTCGCGAAACAGCTTGCTCATGGCGCTGCGCATCACGCGGTCGGCGTCGGATTCGAGCCGGTCGATTTCCTCGCAGGCCTTGAGCGTGGCTTCGGCCGTGGCCGGGTCGGTGATCTTGGAGAGGAACTTGACCGCGTCCTTGACGCGTTCGCAGCATTTCACGCTGAGCGTCGTGAGGCGGGTGATCTCCTCGGTCATGTGGCGCACGTCGTAGAGCGCCATGGTCTCGGCCGAGTCCTGGATCAGGTCGGCCACGTCGTCCATCGTGTTGATCAGCTTGTGGATCTGCTCGCGATCGATCGGCGTGATGAAGGTCTTGTGAATCAGCCGGTTGACGTCGTGCGTCACGCGGTCGGCCGCGCGCTCTGCGTTGTCGACATCGCGGTTGTACTGTTCGCGCAGGTGCAAGTCGTTGTAGTTGGCCACCAGTTGCTCGAACGCGCGCGCGGCTTCGACGATGCGGTCGGCGTGCTGGTTGAACATCTCGAAAAAATTCCCCTCGCGGGGCAGCAGCTTGCCGAACATGGCGATCTCCTGGATTCGCGGCCATCACATGCGCGTGACGCCATCGTGAAAAACCGCGCAAGTGTAATGGGCGGGGCCGGCGTCGGCCTCAGAGCCGCTCGATGCGCTGGTCCGCCACCTGCGCCAGCTGACCGGGCGTGACCAGCTCGGGCGCGATCTCGGCCAGCGGCAGAAGCACGAAGGCGCGCTGCGCGATGCGCGGATGCGGCAGCGTGAGCGTCGCCGTGTCGATCACGGCATCGCCATGGCGCAGCAGGTCGAGGTCGAGGGTGCGCGGCGCGTGACGGTAGGGGCGCTCGCGGCCTGCGCCGAGTTCGAGGCGCTGGAGTGCGGCAAGCAGCGCATGCGCGTCCATCGCGGTATCGAGCCCGACCACCGCATTGATGAAATCCGGTCCGCCGGCATCGACAGGCGCGCTGCGGTACAGCGAGGACCGCGACGCGACGCGGGTGCGCGGCAGCCCGTTCAGATCCTGCATCGCTCGGGTCACCGTCGCGCGCGCGTCGCCGAGGTTGGCGCCGATGGCGACGTAGGCCCGGATCGTCATTCGGCGGCAGCGCTGCCGGCTTCGCCGCCGCCGCCGCCGGTGCGCGGCTTGCGCCGGCGGCGTCGCTTGCGGGGCGCCGTGGCGAGTTCGCCGTCCGGCGGCAGCGCCGCCTCGTCGGCCTGCGCCGCTGGCGCGCTGGCCGGCGCCGCATCCGCTGCCCGTGCGGGCACCCGCTGGCGCGTGCGCTTGTGCTGCTCGTCGCGCACCTGTTCCATCAGGTCCTGCCGGCGCACGTCGTCGGCCGTGCTGAATTCCTGCCACCACTCGGCGATTGCCTCGCCGATCTCGCCGACATCCGCGCGCAGCCGCATGAAGTCGAAGGCCGCGCGAAAGCGTGCCTGCTCGACCAGGCTGTAGGGCGTGGCACCGCTGCGCTTGTCGAAGCGCGGCTGCATCATCCAGATCTCGCGCATGTCGGCCGCGAGCTTGCCGCGACCGGACACGTCGCCGATGCGCGAATTGAACACGTCGTCGATGGCGTCCTGCAGCGCGGGAAACGCGGGCTGCGAGCGCTGGCCGTTGCGGCCTTCGATGCGCTGCGCCCAGCCGTCGCGCACATCGGCCCACAGCACGCAGGCCAGCAGGAAGCTCGGCGCCACCGGCTTTCCCTCGCCGACGCGGCGGTCGGTGTCGAGCAGCGCGGCCTTGACGAAAGGCTGGTCGGCACGCTCCACCACCACGTCGAGCAGCGGATAGATGCCGGTCGCCAGGCCGAGCTTGCGCAATTGCGCCACCGTCGCGATCGAGTGACCGGTCTGCAGCAGCTTGAGCATCTCGTCGAACAGCCGGCTTTGGGGCACGTCGGCCAGCAGCCGGCTCGACTCGACCAGCGGCGCCGCCGTCTTGGGCTCGAGCTTGAAGCCGAGCGCGGCGAGCTTGGCCGAAAAGCGGATCGCGCGAATGATGCGCACCGGATCCTCGCGGTAGCGCGTGATCGGATCGCCGATCATGCGCAGCGTGAGCTTGTTCGCGTCCTTGATGCCGTTGTGATAGTCGACCACCACCTGGCTGGCCGGGTCGTAGTACATCGCGTTGACGGTGAAGTCGCGGCGCGCGGCATCCTCTTCCTGCGGACCCCAGACGTTGTCGCGCAGCACCCGGCCGCTGGCGTCGACGGCGTGCTTCATGCCGGCGAGCTCGCTCTTGCTGGTGCGCTCGTTGCCCGCCACCTGCTCGGCGCCCACGCTTTCCATGTAGGCGCGGAAGGTCGAGACCTCGATCACCTCGTGCTCGCGCCCGCGGCCGTACACCACGTGAACGATGCGAAAGCGCCGACCGATGATGAAGGCGCGGCGAAACAGGCTCTTCACCTGTTCGGGCGTGGCGTTGGTGGCGACGTCGAAGTCCTTCGGCCTGAGGCCGAGCAGCAGGTCGCGCACGGCGCCGCCGACCA from Variovorax sp. PBL-E5 includes the following:
- a CDS encoding DUF47 domain-containing protein, with amino-acid sequence MFGKLLPREGNFFEMFNQHADRIVEAARAFEQLVANYNDLHLREQYNRDVDNAERAADRVTHDVNRLIHKTFITPIDREQIHKLINTMDDVADLIQDSAETMALYDVRHMTEEITRLTTLSVKCCERVKDAVKFLSKITDPATAEATLKACEEIDRLESDADRVMRSAMSKLFREEPDVREVLKLKAIYELLETITDKCEDVANVIEGIVLENS
- the rpsP gene encoding 30S ribosomal protein S16, giving the protein MVVIRLSRGGSKGRPFFNIVVSDKRVRRDGRFIERLGFYNPTAKENEESIRIAQDRLTYWKSVGAQASPTVHRLIKQAADAAPKAAA
- a CDS encoding GNAT family N-acetyltransferase, with the translated sequence MTTIRPSRDEDVAAITTIYAHHVLHGTGTFETEPPTEADMAARRADVLSKNLPYLVAESEGELLGFAYCNWFKPRPAYRFSAEDSIYLAEGARGQGLGTQLLAALSKAAESVGVRKLIAVIGDSANAGSVGVHRAQGFSHVGVLKDCGWKFGEWRDVVLMEKVLGEGSSTRPE
- a CDS encoding TM2 domain-containing protein; this translates as MKNKTLTAWLAFLGGPLGLHCFYLGGFGSVLGWLLPIPTALGLYGLERVKQFGMDDGLSWVLIPLLGFTIAGCALTAIVYGLMTPEKWNARYNAGQPLESAAGSTNWLTIGAIVLALMIGSTVLMASIAFSFQRYFENQVEEGRLMSQ
- a CDS encoding CoA pyrophosphatase, coding for MRASSVETINAILPSALRSFDPRQAPVIGIDSALPAVPPARLTARALRARFATPPVWAPELRREPQLTDRMPAQAAVLVPIVMRDEPTILLTERTTHLSTHSGQVAFPGGRVDPEDANIAAAALREAWEEVGLSADHIEVLGSLPTYTTVTAFVVTPVVALVRPDFELTLNPHEVADAFEVPFAYLMNPANHRRHVRIDPDLGSREWLSMPYQDGTRERFVWGATAGMLRNLYRFLSA
- the pcnB gene encoding polynucleotide adenylyltransferase PcnB, translating into MIKKFIDKLLGKSADAASSKNRFGKRQEVAASVHGIDPSLVDERARNVVTTLQDAGYEAYVVGGAVRDLLLGLRPKDFDVATNATPEQVKSLFRRAFIIGRRFRIVHVVYGRGREHEVIEVSTFRAYMESVGAEQVAGNERTSKSELAGMKHAVDASGRVLRDNVWGPQEEDAARRDFTVNAMYYDPASQVVVDYHNGIKDANKLTLRMIGDPITRYREDPVRIIRAIRFSAKLAALGFKLEPKTAAPLVESSRLLADVPQSRLFDEMLKLLQTGHSIATVAQLRKLGLATGIYPLLDVVVERADQPFVKAALLDTDRRVGEGKPVAPSFLLACVLWADVRDGWAQRIEGRNGQRSQPAFPALQDAIDDVFNSRIGDVSGRGKLAADMREIWMMQPRFDKRSGATPYSLVEQARFRAAFDFMRLRADVGEIGEAIAEWWQEFSTADDVRRQDLMEQVRDEQHKRTRQRVPARAADAAPASAPAAQADEAALPPDGELATAPRKRRRRRKPRTGGGGGEAGSAAAE
- the trmD gene encoding tRNA (guanosine(37)-N1)-methyltransferase TrmD, which encodes MRFDVITLFPELFTPFLASGVTRRAFESKQVEVVLWNPRDFAEGNYRRVDDRPFGGGPGMVMMAEPLSACLDAALAARAAPAPVVLFSPIGESLRHEAVERWSASEGAVLVCGRYEGIDQRFIDARVTHQISLGDFVLSGGEVAAMALLDAVARLQPGVLGDEASHVQDSFNPALDGLLDCPHYTRPEQWNGEGVPAVLLSGHHVQIERWRRDQRLAITRQKRPDLIDAARAAGRLSQLDEKALRKKL
- a CDS encoding inorganic phosphate transporter; the encoded protein is MATVQVALWVVVALVVLAIAFDFMNGFHDAANSIATVVSTGVLKPGQAVVFAAFFNLVAIFVFHLSVAATVGKGIVQPGVVDVHVVFGALVGAISWNFVTWYYGIPSSSSHALIGGIVGAVIAKAGSGALIASGIWKTVAFIFISPLLGFFLGSFMMVVVAWVFRTSTPSRVDRWFRRLQIISAGAYSLGHGGNDAQKTIGIIWMLLIATGYAAADAANPPTWTIVACYTAIALGTMFGGWRIVKTMGQKITKLKPVGGFCAETGGALTLFLATALGIPVSTTHTITGAIVGVGSTQRASAVRWGVAGNIVWAWIFTIPASAFVAAIAYWIGIQVF
- the rplS gene encoding 50S ribosomal protein L19, with product MNLIQTLEQEEIARLGKKIPDFMPGDTVIVSVSVVEGTRKRVQAYEGVVIAKRNRGLNSGFTVRKISSGEGVERTFQTYSPLIAGIEVKRRGDVRRAKLYYLRERSGRSARIKEKLPGKSSAASAAQ
- a CDS encoding CobD/CbiB family protein, encoding MSFFAILCALLIEQVRPLAYHNPVYGGVLAWTRWTSRNFDAGKPHHGWVAWCLAVLMPTLIVLGVHWLLVLTLGLPFAVLWSIAVLYVTLGFRQFSHHFTGIRDALDEGDEPLARSLLAHWQHVDAADLPRSEIVRHVIEHSVIAAHRHVFGVLAWFSVLAAIGLGPAGAVFYRMSEFVSRYWIHKNGASMQPSSIWVQQAARRAWTLIDWLPARITALGFAVVGSFEEAIDCWRNDARRFPNENDGVILAATSGAVNVRLGGGTLSAAPVLADPLSRAQAGDSFAGGRGPDSGSTPGREPEPAHLRSVVGLVWRSVVMWMVLLALLTLARLLG
- the rimM gene encoding ribosome maturation factor RimM (Essential for efficient processing of 16S rRNA); translated protein: MLPTLEAAELPADAIEVARIADAWGIKGWFKVLPHSASPEALFSSKRWFLQPPGAKTASAFRLAIREAKEHSDCIVASSEDVADRNAAEALRGARVFVPRSSFPTAAEDEYYWVDLIGLSVVNREGIVLGTVRELLATGPQTTLVLAAQEDGKPVERMVPFVSAFVDKVDLSGRLITVDWQPDY
- the folK gene encoding 2-amino-4-hydroxy-6-hydroxymethyldihydropteridine diphosphokinase; this encodes MTIRAYVAIGANLGDARATVTRAMQDLNGLPRTRVASRSSLYRSAPVDAGGPDFINAVVGLDTAMDAHALLAALQRLELGAGRERPYRHAPRTLDLDLLRHGDAVIDTATLTLPHPRIAQRAFVLLPLAEIAPELVTPGQLAQVADQRIERL
- the hisC gene encoding histidinol-phosphate transaminase, with amino-acid sequence MSEAVSASRGVPGFWSPRIGALEPYVPGEQPRIAKLVKLNTNENPYPPSPRVIDAVQAAAANGLERYPDPESVALREAIAARYGLASAQVFAGNGSDEVLAHAFFAFFQQAEPLLMPDISYSFYRVYAQLYGIDCELQPVDQGLRIDADALAARAAAGCAGIVLANPNAPTGIGMPLARIEKLLDACPRRVVLVDEAYVDFGGESAMPLIARYPNLLIVQTLSKSRSLAGLRVGFACGQAHLVEGLQRVKNSFNSYPLDRLATAGAIAAFEDEAWFIKTRDAVIDTREGLILQLEDLGFDVLPSQANFVFVRHAAHDAARLAASLRERAVLVRHFNQPRIAQYLRISIGTRDQCAALVDALGDILGAAQ